From Impatiens glandulifera chromosome 7, dImpGla2.1, whole genome shotgun sequence:
CAAAACTGAAACTATATATTGCAACATTTCCAAAATCATGAAACTGAGCCAAACACCATAGTAAAAGAAAGCAGAAGCACCTTAAATCTCCATAGTAAAACAGGAGAAGGCATTATGACAGTAGTGCTCAAAGGAGTAATGACACTCTTCATTTCACCGGTTTCTGAAAAAGCCAAAAGAACAGCTTCTTCACCGTTAGTTACTAACTCACCTACACAACAGATTAATAAATCAGgattttaccaaaaaaacattcaacaggaaaggagaagaagaatagAGATGCATTGTGTAAACAATCAGTATATATCAATCATGGTTATACCAATAGCGGAAACGAGATGTCAGTTGCGAAGATGAGGACTGTGGACTGGACTTGTCCTAACGAACATAGAAGAATAAGTCAAACAACAAGAGATGGCGATTCGCGACGGCAATCTAAGATCGTAAAAAGTGTAATCAGAAGTGATTTTCTTGATCAATCGGAGCAATGAAGTAATGAAGATGAATGAAGCTTGAGAGTAGATCGCACTTACCAAACAAGACAAATTGATGGATCTATAATGAGAACGAACTGTGTAAAGGTAAGCCGGatcggagagagagagagagagaaagatgagTAAATTGCACGTATGCTTCTTATCGTGATTAATGCCTGAATTTGCTAggtttgtttgataaattaaacTGTTTTAACGATGGCGCCCATCTAGCCAATTGGATTTCCAATGTTGACTAACAATCAGTTGATCCAAATGGAACCGAACCGAATCGAattagattatataaatttattctattttttaatataaaaaacactttttatttattgttaagcCAATAAATGTGTGTGAATTTTCCATTTATATGGATTAAAACAAGTgtttttaatgtatattttaattatttatatttttttatttaaataaaaaaaactaaattatctttttaaaaaagaaaaaaaaaaaggttaaacataatattttattaatttatccttttaaatttaataaaagtattccatttataaaaagtgatatatatttataatcatccTTTTTATGGACCTAcattaattgtttaatataaaaaaaatatatatatcaaattatatttattaagtttattatttaatataattaacctaTAAGgttataatagttttaatatatttatgcaATACTgattttagatattattaaattaatttaattttttatttccaaatatttaaatatttactacTTAAAATTCAGCGGTTAAAAATTCACACTGAGATTTGGATATTGGGAAAGTATTGAGTGAGTCAAAAGTATCAAAaagaaaatttagaaaattggaaatttataaattaataaataattttaaatatatatatatatatatatatatatattaaaatataaaaatatttaaagaatttatacatcgttatttttaaattatatatatttcaaattacaaaaaaatggatataaatgatattattaaaaatataataaaatcaaataaaaaatattaaaattcaatcatttaatttcacatatattaatataattgtttttagaaCTATTAacctttcaaaatttaaaattaaaatattctttagacttatatagtttttatacagtttattttaaattttaaataaatttattatataatatattatttaattaatattattaagtcatttaataataataaaaatggatGGAATGTATGCAAAAGACAGTCAATAAATATGTCTTTAACATAACCTGTAATAACAGTAGCACAAATTTGATTTCAAGGAACACAGATCACTTTAAACTGATAAATAATATCCTAAAGAAACCAATcctattaaattaaaatcaaatgatacagtcaaaatatgaaaatgatCAACAACATACCAAGCCATCTCCGATTAGGAATTGATGGACAGGTTATCGAGATGTTCTCGGATACCTTGGTTAGACGCCTTCTTCATTTCAAGGGCTCTCTTGTAAGGGGGAGCGATAGGAGGTTGTACAGGATCCAAGCTTTTGTAAGTTGTCCCGTCTGGACCCTTTGGAAGTGGATACGATCTATCAGAGTCGTATCCACTCAAATCTCCGCATGCAAGAAAAGGTATATACACCTTATTTGGACCCTCAAGCCATTCACTGCTGCAATCTATCCATTCATGGGTATGaacaaaaattttcaaacaGGGTTTACCAACACATAAAATAAACTCTTGCTGACTtactagaaaaataaaatacattataaaagatatataaatgtTTGCAATACCTAGATCCTCAGCTCCAGACGGACTTCCAACCTTCTCAAGAAGATGATGCAAATCTTTCTCATTAAATCCTTCAGGAGGAGAATAGTTCTCGCAGACTGCAAACGCTTCTATAACAATACAAGAGATGAAAGTCAGCTCCATTCCACGTTACTTGTCATGGAGACATTATTAGTCATTTATTCAATCAAGGTGCTTTGAGTGAGAGAAGAACTTGAGATCCCATATCTCAAGTTCAATACTCATTACAGTTGAGCTACTTCGAGTGGGTTTTGTAcggagaaaaatataattttgatgtcAAATCTCATCGTTGAAAATTTGAACAAGTTTTTCAGTTTATTTTTGGTGCTTTCTCCATGCAGTCAGTACTGGGTTCTTTACTATAAGGGGGTTAATCTACACTTTACAATTTCAAacagtattttttattttctgcaATTGTCTTCATCTTTATACTTTCCTCCTAGAAAATAACATAACCGAAGGGTAAATCATATGATATAATACTACTggaacaaaatcaaatatatgaaatcAATAACTTGTAAGAAATTTTCAAGTCATCTGAAGTATGTGTAGATAAACAAGGTTAGCAGGAAAACAAAGTAAAGATGGACACAAGTTGTAATCAGAGAGCTCCTAAGCCATACTTACCTATACTTGAATTACGGCTACTTTTAGGCTTGGCAAAAGTCACATCAGTGAAGAATAGTTTTAACTGCACCAAGAAAAGCAGAACAAGTGATTCCAGAATTTAGGTATTAATAGTCATAAAAACAAGTTGAATCTAGCAACATGGGcccataatttattttaattttcaggGTTTAAGTGTTCTAATTATGTTTAATggaaatcaataaatataaattcaggGGCCAGCAGACAATAGGCTAAAAGAGTAAAATGCAAAACATTAAAGAACAGGTAATTCAGGGGCTACATATTGATCAGGATGGATATGGAGCTAGAGCATAATATTTTTCCTAAACCAACTAGACGAAAAGCTACTCTGGTGTGTGTTCCCTGAAACCTGACTGCAGAATGCAACAAATCCTCTTTAAAATGACTAGATATAACATTTAATAAAGTTAGACAAGATCATGTGGATAATCATCTGTCGCCATTAGAATAAAGTTTCTTTCTAGaagttttttgttttatttttatttaattgagacCAAGGTTTCTTTCTAGCACAACATCACCTTTCTAGAAGTTATTCCATCTTACAACAATTTTCCCTGAAATGAATGCAAGATCAGGAATTCCTGGGAACTATTGAAACTACCTGACAATAAAGGAGGCTTGTGTCCTTTCCCCTGAAAATTTTCGCAATAAATTTTCCACCTTCCTTGAGAATGTGAGTGACAATTGTTAAGCCCTGCAAAAGttttcacttttttatatgtataatcatgtgaaaattttgaaatattgtaTTTGGAAACACGTATCTGGATCTATATACAAATGAGAAACCGCCAATATGTatctaactaaattattttatattaaattagttttttacaTATATTGTGTATATATTTTCTTAGCAATTTATCATTCTAAATATCTTTTGGAGATATAACAGCTTTGAGGTAATTTTTCTTCAACTAAAAACCAGAGATGGCTAGGATACCTGTTTTGCATTTTACAAAGAAATTGATGGAGTGGATATCATAAACAGATGAAAAAGGCTAATGCCAGCATAAAACATTTTGTCCAGCAAAGTGACATCCAGAGACAAAAGTTAAGCTGTTTGGTTATTAAATGTCATTGAAACACGAATATAATATCTAAATACGTAAAAGAAGACTCTTAGAATCAGACATTTATATACCGATAAGGAAAACCGAAACCTAAGGGAGTTCCCGCACTTACTGCCAAAATTAGCTGGGATTGAACAAATTCATCCATGTCATGGAGTCCAGTAACTGGAAATCAAGATGAAACATTAAGATTGgtataaaacaaaatacaactATATTATAGGAGAAAATCCAATAGTAGTATTATGGAAAATAAACAGTATTATGCCTGACCATCAGGAGCCCCGTCACATACAACTAGATCAGCCTTGCATCCATCAAAATGTCTAATTACCTgaatcagaaaaaaaaattggatcaaCAAGAAGTCTGATGTTAACAATTCTATCACAAATTTATGGacctaaatatatttatgatttctAATTAATGCATGACAAAAGTACTCCACATAATGACGAGAAACAAGGATACAATAAACATGCTCACCACAAACAAAACAGTCAAGGATTAGTTTCAAAGTGGACTAGTACTATGCAATGCCAGCTTATATTTGACACTTGgaattatgattattataaatgtttcaCTCTCGGAAAATGTAAATAAGAATTTTGGATAGTCAAATTACCACTTCAGCTGTTCGAGCATTTGTAATATCTCCCTGCACTTGGATAACACCTTCTATTGGAGCCATTGGCTGCAAATCAATGGCCACAATTAGTGGAAGATCACTGTCCCTACAATTTAAGATGTCAGATGAGTAATTCAGGATTAGTGATTTGAAGCTTAACATATACCCAGCTTTGTGCACTGACTTTACAAATTCAGACTTATAGGACCACTTAGGACAAATATACATCCAACAAAGGCAAACACAATCCAGCACTCACATGGAGTTAATTCTTCCATCTACCCAATCCATTACATTTGAAGCCTAGAAAGGACTGGTGTAGAGATATGAAGACTGGTAACTAAAATTATATGGAAATCATTAAAGACTTCTACTCAAGGATTGAGAACTAAAGCTATATGGAAACTCGGGCTGTATTGTTGGAAGCAAATAGAAGAAGGAAATGAACTCTCTTTAAGTATGGTTTTggattattagtattttttttaaggtcAACTTAAAAGTTAGAACGCAAGGGACGTTCAAAATTGCATGTAGGGGGTGGGGAGAAAAAAACAGAGCAAGAAAAATCTACAACCAAAAATTATTGCATCAGAAAACTCAAAACTGATTCTTACCCTGAGTGGATCATACTATTGGGTTTCAAGTATTCCAATCCCTTCCCACCCAATAGTCAATTTAAAGGAGGATAAAATATCTTATCATGACAGGAGACAAATACAGTAAAGGACAAAGCTTCCTATTCAGTGACAATCAACTCATATTTCCAACACTAGGTTTCATAAGTATAGGACTGAGTGTCTACAACTATAGAATGTCAACTAAGACTCAAGCCTCGAATAATTACATATTGCACAGAAACAAATATAGTGTGAGCATAAACAGGCAGGCATTATCACTAATTGCAAAAGTGGGTTGTCTCTCTATATAAAAGAACTGGATAATGGTGATTTCATCTGAGAACTCACTTTACATCAGGAGACAGCTTCACTGGGAGATATATTTTTCGACTCAAAACCTgcaaaaatcatttatata
This genomic window contains:
- the LOC124944707 gene encoding putative tRNA (cytidine(32)/guanosine(34)-2'-O)-methyltransferase, with the protein product MGKASRDKRDIYYRKAKEEGWRARSAFKLLQIDEEFNIFEGVKHVVDLCAAPGSWSQVLSRKIYLPVKLSPDVKDSDLPLIVAIDLQPMAPIEGVIQVQGDITNARTAEVVIRHFDGCKADLVVCDGAPDVTGLHDMDEFVQSQLILAGLTIVTHILKEGGKFIAKIFRGKDTSLLYCQLKLFFTDVTFAKPKSSRNSSIEAFAVCENYSPPEGFNEKDLHHLLEKVGSPSGAEDLDCSSEWLEGPNKVYIPFLACGDLSGYDSDRSYPLPKGPDGTTYKSLDPVQPPIAPPYKRALEMKKASNQGIREHLDNLSINS